GCTCTTTATGAAGCTATTTATGGACATCCTTTTGACAAACGGAATTTTAGAAAGAAAATGATGAATATGAATTTTCTTGAAAAAACAAATGAAATAGACAAATCCGGATCTAAAAAAGGGGCATATTATTATAAATTTAAATATGACAGAGAAGAAATTTAATTCTCGCGTTGATTTTTACTCTTGTTTTTTATATCTATTCCTCCAATCAAAATAAAAAAATAAAAGTGCAAAAAAATATTTCTGGACAATTATAATCTGAATGCTTTTCGCACCGTTTTATTTTTTAAAATAACAAATCAACTATCTGATTGTGAGATATTTACAATCGTCGATATTCTTCCACCTAAAAAAAACATTTGTCCACCCTGTTTTTCTAATTTCCATATTTATTTGCATATGTTTTATATTGCAAATAAATTTAATATTTAATACTATGAAAGGATACAGCAACTTGTGTGCTTTTATTATAGTATTCTTTGCTTTTTTATATAATTTCTACTAATTAATTAAACAGAT
The genomic region above belongs to uncultured Paludibacter sp. and contains:
- a CDS encoding hypothetical protein (Evidence 5 : Unknown function); the protein is MLYPFIVLNIKFICNIKHMQINMEIRKTGWTNVFFRWKNIDDCKYLTIR